From one Deltaproteobacteria bacterium genomic stretch:
- a CDS encoding YbaK/EbsC family protein, with translation MPILGKLKEFLDANRVAYEVRTHVPAFTAQEIAAAQHVPGREMAKVVILRFGSEFLMAVLPAPYLVDVQALAKAAGKPDLKLAAESDFAALFPQCERGAMPPFGNLYGLPVWVEGSLARDKEIWFNAGTHDQTVHMAYADFVRVVQPKVATFGRRSEQAA, from the coding sequence ATGCCGATCCTCGGGAAGCTCAAGGAGTTCCTGGACGCCAACCGCGTGGCGTACGAGGTTCGCACTCACGTCCCGGCGTTCACGGCCCAGGAGATCGCCGCGGCGCAGCACGTGCCCGGCCGCGAGATGGCGAAGGTCGTCATCCTCCGCTTCGGCAGCGAGTTCCTGATGGCCGTCCTGCCGGCGCCCTACCTGGTGGACGTGCAGGCGCTCGCCAAGGCGGCCGGCAAGCCGGATCTCAAGCTCGCGGCCGAGAGCGACTTCGCGGCGCTCTTCCCGCAGTGCGAGCGCGGCGCCATGCCGCCCTTCGGCAACCTCTACGGGCTGCCGGTCTGGGTGGAGGGGTCGCTCGCCCGTGACAAGGAGATCTGGTTCAACGCCGGCACGCACGACCAGACCGTGCACATGGCGTACGCCGACTTCGTCCGGGTGGTGCAACCGAAGGTCGCGACGTTCGGCCGCCGTTCCGAGCAGGCCGCCTGA
- a CDS encoding acyl-CoA dehydrogenase, which translates to MIDLAIGPELEAELEGVRRLGREFLRPLGIEADRNAAPVPPDHPFFAMVWRMGLGQPLGVQERPGSRGGARRGVVLAEEMSYWDRGMSVAMPGLGLGGPPLFTMGTPEQKERFLAPFRDRERPHWAAFAMTEPGAGSDVAAIETTAVRDGDTWVLRGAKTFISNAMRADWIVVWATVDRAAGRAGHRAFIVERGTPGLEDMRHEHKMGLIAYESSSFTLRDCPVPAANLLGGERHYAERAGFKGAMKSFNATRPAIAAMAIGIARAAYDAARDFARSHYALDRPIPRYQRVREKLARMARKLEVGRLLCWRAAYLADVEQPNEVEASMAKAFAATSAQEATGLAVEVLGDAGVTADGYVEKLYRDVKAMDIVEGTGQIQRIVIARRLVGLPNA; encoded by the coding sequence ATGATCGACCTCGCGATCGGGCCGGAGCTCGAGGCCGAGCTCGAGGGCGTGCGCCGGCTCGGGCGCGAGTTCCTCCGCCCCCTCGGCATCGAGGCGGACCGGAACGCCGCCCCCGTGCCGCCCGATCATCCATTCTTCGCCATGGTGTGGCGCATGGGGCTCGGGCAGCCGCTCGGCGTGCAAGAGCGGCCCGGGTCGCGCGGGGGGGCCCGGCGCGGCGTCGTCCTCGCCGAGGAGATGTCGTACTGGGACCGCGGCATGTCGGTGGCGATGCCGGGCCTCGGTCTCGGCGGCCCGCCGCTCTTCACCATGGGGACGCCCGAGCAGAAGGAACGGTTCCTGGCGCCCTTCCGGGACCGCGAGCGGCCGCACTGGGCCGCCTTCGCGATGACCGAGCCCGGCGCGGGGAGCGACGTGGCCGCGATCGAGACGACGGCGGTGCGCGACGGCGACACGTGGGTCCTCCGCGGCGCCAAGACCTTCATCTCGAACGCGATGCGCGCCGACTGGATCGTCGTATGGGCCACCGTCGACCGCGCGGCGGGGCGCGCCGGCCACCGGGCGTTCATCGTCGAGCGCGGCACGCCCGGGCTCGAGGACATGCGCCACGAGCACAAGATGGGGCTCATCGCCTACGAGAGCTCGTCGTTCACGCTGCGCGACTGCCCGGTGCCGGCCGCGAACCTCCTCGGCGGCGAGCGCCACTACGCCGAGCGCGCCGGCTTCAAGGGTGCGATGAAGAGCTTCAACGCGACCCGCCCCGCCATCGCGGCGATGGCGATCGGCATCGCGCGCGCCGCCTACGACGCCGCCCGCGACTTCGCGCGGTCGCACTACGCCCTCGACCGCCCGATCCCGCGCTATCAGCGCGTGCGCGAGAAGCTCGCGCGCATGGCGCGCAAGCTCGAGGTCGGCCGCCTCCTCTGCTGGCGGGCGGCGTACCTCGCCGACGTCGAGCAGCCGAACGAGGTGGAGGCGTCGATGGCGAAGGCGTTCGCGGCCACCAGCGCCCAGGAGGCGACGGGCCTCGCGGTCGAGGTCCTGGGCGACGCCGGGGTCACGGCCGACGGCTACGTCGAGAAGCTCTACCGCGACGTCAAGGCGATGGACATCGTCGAGGGCACGGGCCAGATTCAGCGCATCGTCATCGCGCGGCGGCTGGTC
- a CDS encoding NAD(P)/FAD-dependent oxidoreductase, giving the protein MARLPQRPRVVIVGAGFGGLSAARGLARTPVDVTLIDRRNFHLFQPLLYQVATAGLNPSDVAWPVRSILRRQANVRVLLGEVAGVDVAGREVLIDDGRRLPYDWLVIATGTTHTYFGNDQWAAIAPGLKRIDDATLIRRRILMAFERAENAEDEAERKRLMTFVIVGAGPTGVELAGAIAELARKALAADFRAIDPRKARIVLIEGADRVLGTFPPELSGFAKAALERMGVEVRLGRRLTACDAGGVIASGERLPAGTILWAAGVAASPAAKWLGAPADRAGRVQVRPDLTVPRHPDVFVIGDTAALVQDGKPLPGIAPAAKQGGIYAAKVIRATVLGRPKPPPFRYRHYGALATIGRNSAVIDFGRIRMKGRLAWWIWSMTHIYFLIGGRNRLLVTLQWLFDYITFSRGARLIAGSDPASEQRSARGSHRFAGCSPAASGAGGAHVDHSQTWSTVPDAARGTSPVPGSLLSSPREPSAY; this is encoded by the coding sequence ATGGCGCGTCTCCCGCAGCGTCCCAGAGTCGTCATCGTCGGGGCCGGCTTCGGCGGCCTATCCGCGGCGCGAGGTCTCGCCCGCACGCCGGTCGACGTCACGCTGATCGATCGGCGCAACTTTCACCTGTTCCAGCCACTCCTGTACCAGGTCGCCACCGCCGGGCTCAATCCGTCCGACGTCGCCTGGCCGGTGCGCAGCATTCTGCGCCGCCAGGCAAACGTCCGCGTGCTGCTCGGCGAAGTGGCCGGCGTCGACGTGGCCGGCCGCGAAGTGCTGATCGATGACGGTCGCCGTCTGCCCTACGACTGGCTGGTGATCGCCACTGGCACAACGCACACCTATTTCGGCAACGACCAGTGGGCGGCGATCGCGCCGGGGCTCAAGCGCATCGACGACGCGACGCTGATCCGCCGCCGCATCCTGATGGCCTTCGAGCGCGCCGAGAACGCCGAAGACGAAGCCGAGCGGAAGCGCCTGATGACGTTCGTGATCGTCGGCGCTGGCCCGACGGGTGTCGAGCTTGCCGGCGCGATCGCCGAGCTGGCGCGCAAGGCGCTGGCCGCCGATTTCCGCGCGATCGACCCACGCAAGGCGCGCATCGTACTGATCGAAGGCGCCGACCGCGTGCTCGGCACGTTTCCGCCGGAGCTTTCGGGGTTCGCGAAAGCGGCGCTGGAGCGCATGGGCGTCGAAGTCCGGCTCGGCAGGAGACTCACCGCCTGCGACGCCGGCGGCGTCATCGCGTCCGGCGAGCGGCTGCCGGCCGGCACGATCCTGTGGGCCGCAGGCGTCGCCGCCTCGCCAGCAGCGAAATGGCTCGGCGCGCCAGCCGATCGCGCCGGCCGGGTGCAGGTGCGGCCCGATCTCACCGTACCGCGGCATCCCGACGTCTTCGTCATCGGCGATACGGCCGCGCTGGTGCAGGACGGCAAGCCGCTGCCCGGGATCGCCCCGGCGGCGAAGCAGGGCGGCATCTACGCTGCCAAAGTGATCCGCGCCACGGTGCTCGGCCGTCCGAAACCGCCGCCGTTCCGCTACCGGCACTACGGTGCCTTGGCGACGATTGGCCGCAACTCCGCCGTGATCGACTTCGGGCGCATACGCATGAAAGGGCGGCTGGCTTGGTGGATCTGGAGCATGACGCACATCTATTTCCTGATCGGCGGGCGCAACCGTCTGCTGGTCACGTTGCAGTGGTTGTTCGACTACATCACGTTCAGCCGCGGCGCGCGGTTGATCGCCGGCTCCGATCCCGCCTCAGAGCAGCGCTCCGCTCGGGGCAGCCACCGCTTCGCGGGCTGCAGTCCGGCCGCCAGCGGCGCTGGGGGCGCCCATGTCGATCACAGTCAGACATGGAGCACCGTGCCGGACGCCGCCCGCGGCACATCCCCGGTGCCGGGGTCTCTTCTCTCTTCCCCTCGAGAGCCATCGGCATACTGA
- a CDS encoding acyl-CoA dehydrogenase — protein sequence MSFTLALSEEERLVQETARRFAEDRLLPRVRSHERARGVAPELVREFAALGLGGVEVGAFVRAIVLEELAAVDPGAAVALDGAGPAIPFLGRTTADPGFRAVVVDDVEEHFRLRDGRLDGQHPWVPADRIDVAVILHGDRAYLVREGWRLDAVQPCGLEAAGASRLALANAPVAAIDDAARARAHLRTWVAALLVGAARGAHRYAMRYALERTAFGRPIAHHQALAFLIADLATAVDAARLAVWRAAAGLDRGESAEWEAACALAEAAEQALLVGPSAVQILGGHGFMKDHPVEKWMRDIRTLAGLAGGRDAAEVAAAALAPEHEAGLR from the coding sequence ATGAGCTTCACGCTCGCCCTCTCCGAGGAGGAGCGGCTCGTCCAGGAGACGGCGCGCCGCTTCGCCGAGGACCGCCTGCTGCCGCGCGTGCGCTCCCACGAGCGGGCGCGCGGTGTGGCGCCCGAGCTCGTCCGGGAGTTCGCGGCGCTCGGTCTCGGCGGGGTCGAGGTCGGCGCCTTCGTGCGGGCGATCGTCCTCGAAGAGCTGGCGGCCGTCGATCCCGGGGCGGCCGTGGCGCTCGACGGCGCCGGACCGGCGATTCCCTTCCTCGGCCGCACCACGGCGGACCCCGGGTTCCGCGCCGTCGTGGTCGACGACGTCGAGGAGCATTTCCGGCTTCGCGACGGCCGCCTCGACGGCCAGCACCCCTGGGTGCCCGCCGACCGGATCGACGTCGCGGTGATCCTGCACGGCGACCGCGCGTACCTCGTGCGTGAGGGCTGGCGACTCGACGCCGTGCAGCCGTGCGGCCTCGAGGCGGCGGGCGCCTCGCGGCTCGCGCTCGCGAACGCGCCGGTGGCCGCCATCGACGACGCCGCACGCGCCCGGGCCCATCTGCGGACCTGGGTGGCCGCGCTCCTCGTCGGGGCCGCGCGCGGCGCGCACCGCTACGCGATGCGCTACGCCCTGGAGCGGACCGCCTTCGGGCGGCCGATCGCGCACCACCAGGCGCTCGCCTTCCTGATCGCCGACCTCGCGACCGCGGTCGACGCCGCCCGGCTCGCCGTGTGGCGCGCCGCCGCCGGGCTCGACCGCGGCGAATCGGCCGAGTGGGAAGCGGCCTGCGCACTCGCCGAGGCCGCCGAGCAGGCGCTCCTCGTCGGCCCGAGCGCCGTGCAGATCCTCGGCGGCCACGGCTTCATGAAGGACCACCCGGTCGAGAAGTGGATGCGCGACATCCGGACGCTGGCGGGGCTCGCCGGCGGGCGCGACGCAGCGGAAGTCGCCGCGGCGGCGCTGGCCCCCGAGCACGAGGCGGGCCTCCGATGA
- the pdxH gene encoding pyridoxamine 5'-phosphate oxidase — MPTDPLVRFRRWFDEARRARVPLPEAMALATADAAGRPSVRFVLLKGADERGFVFFTDARSRKGRELRENPRASVAIYWDAVGKQVRIEGRTEGVAPAEVDRYWKTRPRQSRLAALSSTQSARLAGRASLMARWRKLHRRYPGDEVPRPSYWTGFRLVPETIEFWRHREHRLHDRELFVRTRRGWSRTLLQP, encoded by the coding sequence ATGCCGACCGACCCGCTCGTTCGCTTTCGCCGCTGGTTCGACGAGGCGCGCCGCGCCCGCGTACCGCTGCCGGAGGCGATGGCGCTCGCGACGGCCGACGCCGCAGGGAGGCCCTCCGTCCGCTTCGTCCTCTTGAAGGGAGCCGACGAGCGCGGCTTCGTCTTCTTCACCGACGCACGCAGCCGCAAGGGCCGTGAGCTGCGGGAGAACCCGCGAGCGTCGGTTGCCATCTACTGGGACGCGGTCGGGAAGCAGGTGCGGATCGAGGGGCGAACCGAGGGCGTGGCACCGGCCGAGGTCGATCGCTACTGGAAGACTCGCCCCCGGCAGAGCCGCCTCGCCGCGCTCTCCTCCACGCAGAGCGCGCGGCTCGCCGGACGCGCCTCGCTCATGGCCCGCTGGCGGAAGCTCCACCGGCGCTATCCCGGCGACGAGGTGCCGCGTCCGTCGTACTGGACGGGTTTCCGCCTCGTGCCGGAGACGATCGAGTTCTGGCGCCACCGCGAGCACCGGCTGCACGACCGGGAGCTCTTCGTGCGCACCCGGCGCGGCTGGAGCCGCACGCTGCTGCAGCCTTGA
- a CDS encoding DNRLRE domain-containing protein → METAQLALKHHSAGAGRKGNAMSSMTLKRFVAPSVASLAIVFLLGAGTAGAEVPLGALGTVPVPKPDLTGFVRDEAAAVALGKALFWDMQLGSDGVQSCGACHFHGGADNRLKNQVNPGTIHAATTFEVAKPNATLTAANFPLHKLANPEDRFSRVLFDADDVISSQSVTLAKFNDIIPGQAEENCTVTPDPIFNVGGVNVRRVQPRNVPTMINAIFTFRNFWDGRGNAIFNGVDGTGPRNPNARVLQVQADGSVVPVAVAISPASLASQAVPVLGSNFALACTGRTVNKVGKKMLSLTPLAKQWVDPTDSVLGPLAKSRTTPGARGLTQSYVTLVQTAFDPKWWNSDKVVTFPGGVRTISAPTGAPLTTSEFTVMEQNFSLFFGLAIQLYEATLVSDDSLFDRVQLGRATLTAAQDDGLTTFKGSCEGTQCHSGPTFTSASTNNFGAGVEPIEQRQTAAGANAFHDGGFFNIGVRPTAEDLGVGGANPAGVPLSFARRDFLGLGIPEIAAIQNPLPPIGPADVLAVDGAFKAPSLRNVELSAPYMHNGGMLTLDQVVEFYTRGGDFHEANAANADAAVDGVGRLVGKPDRRANVVAFLKTLTDDRVRFESAPFDHPQLFIPNGHPGDAAAVVNDGTGKATDALVEVPASGAAGSCVGVDGTPHFACPVCGDKKVNQASEQCDGADSARCPGRCRADCTCPAAPTPPAPRCGDDLINQASEECDGAADAACTGRCRVDCTCAPAPPSPAPRCGDNAINQPSEQCDGTDSARCPGACRADCTCPPPPPSPSGAPVGTVEADTLVNKASPAKNNGTSARLEVDASPAKHAFFRVRVSGVGARQVTSARLRLQVSNVPNSQSVAGGRIHAITGCAWDERTVTAKTQPAIDGPVLATVGAVARGQVVDFDVTSAIQGDGVYCFALDSLSSDCVRYNSREAAAGKPELIIGVGGQAPGTSTPPPPTTTPPPAAAPVGTVVADTSVQNDLPTTNFGGKALLSVDGGGATGSGGVQRTLLRVSVSGVGARLVTGAHLKLQVANVTNAGSVRGGSIHALTSCAWDEKTVTWATQPAIDGPALATLGAVAAGQVVDFDVSAAVHGDGVYCFAIDTSSTDGVDYNAREGTGQHPALVVQVAAVP, encoded by the coding sequence ATGGAAACCGCACAGCTTGCGCTCAAGCATCACAGTGCAGGGGCCGGCAGGAAAGGTAACGCCATGAGCAGTATGACGCTGAAGCGATTCGTTGCCCCGTCCGTTGCATCACTCGCGATCGTCTTCCTGCTCGGAGCCGGCACGGCGGGTGCGGAGGTGCCGCTCGGCGCCCTCGGCACCGTGCCGGTCCCGAAGCCCGACCTCACCGGCTTCGTGCGCGACGAGGCGGCCGCGGTCGCGCTCGGCAAGGCACTCTTCTGGGACATGCAGCTCGGCAGCGACGGCGTCCAGTCCTGCGGTGCCTGCCACTTCCACGGCGGCGCCGACAACCGGCTGAAGAACCAGGTCAACCCCGGCACCATCCATGCCGCGACGACGTTCGAGGTCGCCAAGCCGAACGCCACCCTGACGGCGGCCAACTTCCCGCTGCACAAGCTGGCGAACCCGGAGGACCGGTTCTCCAGGGTGCTCTTCGACGCCGACGACGTGATCTCCTCGCAGAGCGTCACCCTGGCGAAGTTCAACGACATCATCCCCGGCCAGGCCGAGGAGAACTGCACGGTCACGCCCGATCCGATCTTCAACGTGGGCGGCGTGAACGTCCGCCGCGTCCAGCCGCGCAACGTGCCGACGATGATCAACGCGATCTTCACCTTCCGGAACTTCTGGGATGGGCGCGGCAATGCCATCTTCAACGGCGTCGACGGCACCGGGCCGAGGAACCCGAACGCCCGCGTGCTCCAGGTGCAGGCGGATGGGAGCGTCGTGCCGGTTGCGGTCGCGATCTCTCCCGCGAGCCTCGCCTCGCAGGCGGTCCCCGTGCTCGGGAGCAACTTCGCCCTGGCCTGCACCGGCCGGACGGTCAACAAGGTCGGCAAGAAGATGCTGAGCCTCACGCCACTCGCCAAGCAGTGGGTCGATCCCACCGACAGCGTGCTCGGCCCGCTCGCCAAGAGCCGCACGACGCCCGGCGCGCGCGGCCTGACGCAGTCGTATGTGACGCTGGTCCAGACGGCCTTCGACCCCAAGTGGTGGAACTCGGACAAGGTCGTGACGTTCCCGGGGGGCGTCCGCACCATCTCCGCTCCCACCGGCGCGCCGCTCACCACCAGCGAGTTCACGGTGATGGAGCAGAACTTCTCGCTCTTCTTCGGGCTGGCGATCCAGCTCTACGAGGCCACCCTCGTCTCCGACGACAGCCTCTTCGATCGCGTCCAGCTGGGGCGCGCCACCCTGACCGCGGCGCAGGACGACGGGCTCACCACCTTCAAAGGGAGCTGTGAGGGCACCCAGTGCCACTCGGGCCCGACGTTCACCTCGGCGAGCACGAACAACTTCGGCGCCGGCGTGGAGCCGATCGAGCAGCGGCAGACGGCGGCCGGGGCGAACGCCTTCCACGACGGCGGCTTCTTCAACATCGGCGTGCGGCCGACCGCCGAGGATCTCGGCGTGGGCGGCGCGAACCCCGCCGGTGTCCCGCTCTCCTTCGCCCGGCGTGATTTCCTCGGGCTCGGCATCCCGGAGATCGCGGCCATCCAGAATCCGCTGCCACCGATCGGCCCGGCCGACGTGCTCGCCGTCGACGGCGCGTTCAAGGCGCCGTCCCTCCGCAACGTCGAGCTGAGCGCTCCCTACATGCACAACGGCGGCATGCTCACCCTCGACCAGGTGGTGGAGTTCTACACCCGGGGCGGCGATTTCCACGAGGCCAACGCTGCCAACGCCGACGCCGCCGTCGACGGCGTCGGCCGCCTCGTCGGGAAGCCGGATCGCAGGGCGAACGTCGTCGCCTTCCTGAAGACGCTGACCGACGACCGGGTACGCTTCGAGAGCGCGCCCTTCGACCACCCGCAGCTCTTCATCCCGAACGGCCACCCCGGCGACGCCGCGGCCGTCGTCAACGACGGGACGGGCAAGGCCACCGACGCGCTGGTGGAAGTGCCCGCGTCGGGCGCCGCCGGCTCCTGTGTCGGCGTCGACGGGACGCCGCACTTCGCCTGCCCCGTGTGCGGCGACAAGAAGGTGAACCAGGCGAGCGAGCAGTGCGACGGGGCCGACAGCGCGCGCTGCCCCGGCCGCTGCCGCGCCGACTGCACCTGCCCCGCGGCGCCAACCCCCCCGGCCCCACGCTGCGGCGACGACCTCATCAACCAGGCGAGCGAGGAGTGCGACGGCGCCGCTGATGCCGCGTGCACCGGCCGGTGCCGTGTCGACTGCACCTGCGCCCCGGCGCCACCCTCCCCGGCGCCACGCTGCGGCGACAACGCCATCAACCAGCCGAGCGAGCAGTGCGACGGGACCGACAGCGCCCGCTGCCCCGGCGCCTGCCGGGCGGACTGCACCTGTCCGCCGCCGCCCCCGTCGCCCTCGGGGGCTCCCGTCGGGACCGTCGAGGCGGATACTCTCGTGAACAAGGCGAGTCCCGCCAAGAACAACGGGACGAGCGCCCGCCTCGAGGTCGACGCCAGCCCGGCCAAGCACGCGTTCTTCCGCGTCCGTGTGAGCGGCGTCGGAGCACGCCAGGTCACGTCGGCGCGTCTGCGGCTGCAAGTGTCGAACGTGCCGAATTCCCAGAGCGTCGCGGGTGGGCGCATCCACGCGATCACCGGCTGCGCGTGGGACGAGCGTACCGTGACCGCGAAGACGCAGCCCGCGATCGACGGGCCGGTGCTCGCCACCGTGGGCGCCGTGGCCCGCGGCCAGGTGGTCGACTTCGACGTGACCAGCGCCATTCAAGGCGACGGCGTGTACTGCTTCGCGCTCGACAGTCTCTCTTCCGACTGCGTGCGCTACAACTCTCGCGAGGCGGCGGCGGGCAAGCCAGAGCTCATCATCGGCGTGGGGGGGCAGGCACCGGGGACGAGCACTCCCCCGCCCCCGACGACCACCCCCCCACCCGCCGCGGCGCCGGTCGGCACGGTCGTGGCCGACACCTCGGTCCAGAACGACCTCCCGACGACCAATTTCGGCGGCAAGGCGCTGCTGTCGGTGGACGGCGGGGGCGCGACGGGCTCGGGGGGCGTACAGCGCACCCTCCTCCGCGTCAGCGTGAGCGGCGTCGGCGCGCGCCTCGTCACCGGCGCTCACCTGAAGCTCCAGGTGGCGAACGTGACGAATGCGGGGAGCGTGAGGGGTGGCAGCATCCACGCGCTCACCAGCTGCGCCTGGGACGAGAAGACCGTCACCTGGGCCACGCAGCCGGCGATCGACGGGCCGGCGCTGGCGACGCTCGGGGCGGTGGCCGCGGGTCAGGTCGTGGACTTCGACGTCAGCGCGGCCGTCCACGGCGACGGCGTCTACTGTTTCGCCATCGACACGAGCTCCACCGACGGCGTGGACTACAACGCCCGCGAGGGGACCGGGCAGCATCCCGCCCTCGTGGTCCAGGTCGCGGCTGTCCCCTAG
- a CDS encoding PaaI family thioesterase translates to MPPRQPSFEHFDPSIAEGFLRASRAATGLPAYLGIRIVELAPGRLVAAMDVREELLTPFGALHGGVMAGLVDHALGCVLYPLMERGQWAATTEFKLNYLAPVRAGTVVAESTVVALGRRTAVVRVEVTNGDQLACVAQGTLLVSDPPKKPA, encoded by the coding sequence ATGCCGCCGCGGCAGCCGTCCTTCGAGCACTTCGACCCGAGCATCGCCGAGGGCTTCCTGCGCGCGAGCCGCGCCGCCACCGGCCTCCCCGCCTACCTGGGCATCCGGATCGTCGAGCTGGCGCCCGGCCGCCTCGTCGCCGCCATGGACGTCCGCGAGGAGCTGCTCACGCCGTTCGGCGCCCTGCACGGCGGCGTGATGGCCGGTCTCGTGGACCATGCGCTCGGCTGCGTCCTCTACCCGCTCATGGAGCGCGGTCAGTGGGCGGCGACCACCGAGTTCAAGCTGAACTACCTGGCGCCGGTGCGCGCCGGCACGGTGGTGGCCGAATCGACGGTCGTCGCGCTCGGCCGGCGCACCGCCGTCGTCCGCGTCGAGGTGACGAACGGCGACCAGCTCGCCTGCGTAGCGCAGGGTACGCTCCTGGTCTCCGATCCACCCAAGAAGCCGGCATGA
- a CDS encoding TfoX/Sxy family protein encodes MAWKKSPPELVSAFDRLVPATRAVERRTMFGYPAAFVGGNMFAGLHEDRFVLRLGDEDLAAAKRLGAKDFEPMPGRAMKGWIILPERLLADDGQACRWIERARSHVSTMPAKGKRKGTTKR; translated from the coding sequence ATGGCCTGGAAGAAGTCGCCGCCGGAGCTGGTAAGCGCCTTCGACCGCCTCGTGCCGGCCACGCGCGCCGTCGAACGGCGAACGATGTTCGGCTACCCGGCCGCCTTCGTCGGCGGCAACATGTTCGCCGGCCTGCACGAGGATCGCTTCGTCCTGCGCCTCGGCGACGAGGATCTCGCCGCGGCGAAGCGGCTCGGAGCCAAGGACTTCGAGCCCATGCCGGGACGCGCGATGAAGGGCTGGATCATCCTTCCCGAGCGGCTCCTCGCCGATGACGGCCAGGCTTGCCGGTGGATCGAGCGTGCCCGGAGCCACGTCTCGACGATGCCCGCGAAGGGCAAGAGGAAGGGCACGACGAAGCGATGA